GCCGATCGCCGGCCGGTGCTGCCGCGGGCGGCCAGGGTTGCTTCAACAACTCTTCCGGCGCGGCAACGATTTCGTCGGGCATGATGCCTTCCGTCAGAATATCCCGGCCTTTGACGGTTTGCGCGCGTGCGATGGTGATCATGAGCCCTGAGCTGTCCGCCAGTTGTTGCGCGTTATGAACCAGGCCTTTGCCAAAGGTTCGTGTGCCGACGATGTGCGCGCGCCGGCTTTCTTGCAAGGCGCCGGCTAATACTTCGGCAGCGCTGGCTGTGCCTGCATTCACCAATACGGCAAGCGGCTTGTCCGTTAAGCGCTCGCCCTGCGCTTGCAGTTCGGAAAAATCATTGCTGCGACTGATGAGATTGGCAATTTTTGCTTCACCCAAAAACATTCCAGCAATGTCTTGACATGCCGGCAAAAAGCCACCGGGATTGTAGCGCAAGTCGAGCACAAATGCTGCGGCGCCTGCTTGCGTCAAGCGGTTGATGGCCTCGCGCATCTCGGCGCCGGCAGTTGGCGTGAATTGCGCCAAAGCGATATATCCGATTTTGCCGGCTTTCTCCTCGCGCAAGCTTGCCTGCACGGCCTTGGATGACGTTAAGAACTCACGCGACACTTCCTGTTCATATGATCGTGTAGCGCGCTGAATCGTCAAGTTCACCTTGGTCGCACGCGGCCCGCGCAAAAGCTTCATGGCCGCCGCTAGGTTCAGTCCCTCGGTCGCAACGCCGTTGATCTTGAGAATTTCATCACCTGGTTGCAAACCGGCAAACGCTGCCGGAGAGTTGGGTAGAGGCGTCACCACCGTGAGCTTGCGCGTTTGCTCGTGAATATCTAGACACAATAATTCGAGCAATCCCGTGCCTTCGGTCGCGGTGCCGGAAATCTCTGCCAGCATTGCCGTGAATTCTTTTTGAGTAAGCAAGCGCGTCGCGGGATTGTTCAGCCGCAGAAGCATGTTTGAAATGGCGGTGTAAGCCTCTGCTCTTGTGCGATAGCCGCGCGCCAAAAATTCTTGCCGCACGCGTGACCAATCGACGTTGTTGAACGTCGAATCATAATACTGTTGCTGCACAACCTGCCAGGCTTGCACCACAAGTTGTTGAGGTTGTGCCGCGCTTTGCCCCTTGGCTATTTGCGGCAGAAATGTGAACGTGAATAATAAAGCGTGCCAAAGATATCGCTGCATGAATACTGTCCCTAAAAATACAATCGCTATTTTGATGGAATCGTTACCCCGATTTGTTGCAGAACTCCCGGACCTTGTTGCGCGACCCAACGCTCCACGATTTTGCCCTGGGCTAGACGATAGATCACAATGGAAGACAAGGTCACTTTCTTGCCGGTGGGCGGCGTATCAAAGATTTGGCCTGTATGTGTTGCTGTAGCATGAAGCCGCACAACAACTTTGTCGCCCTCGGCAATCAAATCATCGATGACATGCACGGTATCGGGGAAAGCGGAATAGAGCAAGCGAAAAGCCTGTTT
This genomic interval from Cytophagia bacterium CHB2 contains the following:
- a CDS encoding PDZ domain-containing protein, whose product is MQRYLWHALLFTFTFLPQIAKGQSAAQPQQLVVQAWQVVQQQYYDSTFNNVDWSRVRQEFLARGYRTRAEAYTAISNMLLRLNNPATRLLTQKEFTAMLAEISGTATEGTGLLELLCLDIHEQTRKLTVVTPLPNSPAAFAGLQPGDEILKINGVATEGLNLAAAMKLLRGPRATKVNLTIQRATRSYEQEVSREFLTSSKAVQASLREEKAGKIGYIALAQFTPTAGAEMREAINRLTQAGAAAFVLDLRYNPGGFLPACQDIAGMFLGEAKIANLISRSNDFSELQAQGERLTDKPLAVLVNAGTASAAEVLAGALQESRRAHIVGTRTFGKGLVHNAQQLADSSGLMITIARAQTVKGRDILTEGIMPDEIVAAPEELLKQPWPPAAAPAGDRPYHRAVEKLLQKKKLFIAIFSLGPAWQKDKPAHEQAHFKEHSANLQRLRAEKKILLGARYADKGMIILSAADEPEARAWLESDLMVVNSVFTLALHPFQPFYYGSIEKE
- a CDS encoding ester cyclase, encoding MPTPWSPEQNKAVIIKLLEEVDRGNLEIFHEYYAADYVDHTPSPLRELAPGLEGIKQAFRLLYSAFPDTVHVIDDLIAEGDKVVVRLHATATHTGQIFDTPPTGKKVTLSSIVIYRLAQGKIVERWVAQQGPGVLQQIGVTIPSK